In one window of Bradyrhizobium sp. AZCC 1721 DNA:
- a CDS encoding ABC transporter ATP-binding protein — translation MGETSTSVELLEQVEDIGGAAQPLLQVTGLTKHFPVRGDLFSPRKTVRAVDDVSFSIAKGETVGIVGESGCGKSTTARLLMHLMKRDAGDIVYDGMQVGRALSLRELRRGMQMVFQDSYASLNPRLTIEESIAFGPKVHGMADAAARTLARELLGKVGLRPETFANRYPHEISGGQRQRVNIARALALSPRLVILDEAVSALDKSVEAQVLNLLADLKREFGLTYLFISHDLNVVRYISDRVLVMYLGEVVELGPVDKVWDAPAHPYTRALLAAMPSSDPDNRTETPPISGDPPNPIDPPSGCRFHTRCPFAEPLCANATPKLSDVDTMGHQAACYMAIPGSGHSRAPAKENAKKSDMGVTAA, via the coding sequence ATGGGTGAGACGTCCACCTCAGTCGAATTGCTGGAACAGGTCGAGGACATCGGCGGGGCGGCGCAACCGCTGCTGCAGGTCACCGGCCTGACCAAACATTTCCCGGTGCGCGGCGACCTGTTCAGCCCTCGTAAAACGGTGCGTGCGGTCGATGATGTGTCGTTCTCGATCGCCAAGGGCGAAACGGTCGGCATCGTCGGCGAATCCGGCTGCGGCAAGTCGACCACGGCACGGCTTCTGATGCACCTGATGAAGCGCGATGCCGGCGACATCGTCTATGACGGCATGCAGGTCGGCCGCGCGTTGTCCCTGCGCGAATTGCGTCGCGGCATGCAGATGGTGTTTCAGGACAGCTACGCCTCGCTCAATCCGCGCCTGACCATCGAGGAATCGATCGCCTTCGGCCCCAAGGTGCACGGCATGGCCGACGCTGCCGCGCGCACGCTGGCGCGCGAGCTGCTCGGCAAAGTTGGCTTGCGTCCCGAAACTTTCGCCAACCGCTACCCGCACGAAATTTCCGGCGGCCAGCGCCAGCGCGTCAATATCGCGCGTGCGCTGGCGTTGTCGCCGCGGCTGGTGATTCTTGATGAAGCGGTGTCTGCGCTCGACAAATCGGTCGAAGCCCAGGTGCTGAACCTGTTGGCGGACCTCAAGCGCGAATTCGGTCTGACCTATCTTTTCATCAGCCACGATCTCAACGTGGTGCGCTACATCTCGGATCGCGTGCTGGTGATGTATCTCGGCGAGGTGGTCGAACTCGGCCCGGTCGACAAGGTCTGGGATGCGCCGGCACATCCCTACACGCGGGCGCTCCTGGCGGCGATGCCGTCGTCCGACCCCGATAACCGCACCGAGACGCCGCCGATCTCCGGCGATCCGCCCAATCCGATCGACCCGCCGTCGGGGTGCCGGTTTCACACCCGTTGCCCGTTTGCGGAGCCGCTCTGCGCAAATGCGACGCCAAAACTCAGCGATGTCGATACAATGGGCCATCAGGCGGCGTGCTACATGGCCATACCCGGCTCCGGGCACAGTCGCGCACCGGCCAAAGAAAATGCCAAGAAAAGTGACATGGGAGTAACCGCTGCATGA
- a CDS encoding ABC transporter permease — protein MSDTALQAAPATKARGYWATVGRRIARDKVSMVCAFVLVLIFASALLAPWLGLADPYQGSMIRRLRHIGTPNYPLGTDELGRDMLARLIYGGRLSLIIGILPVIFAFVIGTSLGLVAGYVGGRLNTAIMRTVDVFYAFPSVLLAIAISGALGAGIVNSIVSLTIVFVPQITRVAESVTTGVRNMDFVEAARASGAGPFTIMRVHMLGNVLGPIFVYATGLISVSMILAAGLSFLGLGTKPPEPEWGLMLNTLRTAIYINPWVAALPGVMIFAVSICFNLLSDGMRSAMDIRN, from the coding sequence ATGTCGGATACCGCCCTGCAAGCCGCGCCCGCGACCAAGGCGCGTGGCTATTGGGCCACCGTCGGCCGCCGCATCGCGCGCGACAAGGTCAGCATGGTCTGCGCTTTCGTGCTGGTGCTGATCTTCGCCTCCGCGCTGCTGGCGCCGTGGCTCGGCCTTGCCGATCCCTATCAGGGCTCGATGATCCGCCGGCTTCGCCATATCGGCACGCCGAACTATCCGCTCGGCACCGACGAGCTCGGCCGCGACATGCTGGCGCGGCTGATCTATGGCGGAAGGCTGTCGCTGATCATCGGCATCCTGCCGGTGATTTTCGCCTTCGTGATCGGCACCTCGCTCGGTCTCGTCGCCGGCTATGTCGGCGGCCGGCTCAACACTGCCATCATGCGTACGGTGGACGTGTTCTACGCTTTCCCGTCGGTGCTGCTGGCAATCGCGATCTCCGGCGCGCTGGGCGCGGGTATCGTCAATTCCATCGTCTCGCTGACCATCGTGTTCGTGCCGCAGATCACCCGCGTCGCCGAAAGCGTTACCACCGGCGTGCGTAACATGGATTTTGTGGAAGCCGCGCGCGCCTCCGGCGCCGGACCTTTTACCATCATGCGCGTGCATATGCTCGGAAACGTTCTCGGGCCGATCTTCGTCTACGCAACAGGCTTGATCTCGGTGTCGATGATCCTCGCCGCCGGCCTGTCATTCCTCGGGCTCGGCACCAAACCGCCGGAGCCGGAATGGGGCTTGATGCTGAACACGCTGCGCACCGCGATCTATATCAATCCCTGGGTGGCGGCGCTGCCGGGCGTGATGATCTTTGCGGTGTCGATCTGCTTCAATCTTTTGAGCGACGGCATGCGCAGCGCCATGGACATCAGGAACTGA
- a CDS encoding ABC transporter permease, producing MFAYIARRIVYVIPIVISVALVCFLLVHITPGDPLVAVLPADASQELAAQMRTAYGFDRPLPVQFGLWLWRALHGDLGSSIATGRPVLSEVLRAVGNTVTLAVAAALIGFTLGLMFGLIAGYFRDTWIDKVATSIAIAGVSVPHYWLGMVMVIIFSVQLNWLPAVGAGPGGSGSWGWDWEHMKYLILPAITTSVIPMGIITRTVRALTGDILSQDFVEALRAKGLREFDVFRHVIKNAAPTALAVMGLQLGYMLGGSILIETVFSWPGSGLLLNSAIFQRDLPLLQGTILVLALFFVTLNLLVDIAQAAIDPRIKRG from the coding sequence GTGTTCGCTTACATTGCCCGGCGTATCGTCTACGTCATTCCGATCGTGATCAGCGTCGCGCTGGTGTGCTTCCTGCTGGTGCACATCACGCCCGGCGATCCCCTGGTCGCGGTGCTGCCGGCGGATGCGTCGCAGGAACTCGCGGCGCAAATGCGCACGGCTTACGGCTTCGACCGGCCGCTGCCGGTGCAATTCGGCCTCTGGCTATGGCGCGCGCTCCATGGCGATCTCGGCAGCTCGATTGCGACAGGCCGCCCGGTGCTGTCGGAAGTCCTGCGCGCCGTCGGCAACACCGTCACGCTTGCGGTTGCCGCCGCGCTGATCGGCTTCACGCTCGGGCTGATGTTCGGCCTGATCGCCGGCTATTTCCGCGACACCTGGATCGACAAGGTCGCGACCTCCATCGCGATCGCCGGCGTCTCGGTGCCGCATTACTGGCTCGGCATGGTGATGGTCATCATCTTCTCGGTGCAGCTCAACTGGCTGCCCGCGGTCGGCGCCGGTCCCGGCGGCTCCGGTTCGTGGGGCTGGGACTGGGAGCACATGAAATACCTGATCCTGCCGGCGATCACGACCTCGGTGATCCCGATGGGCATCATCACCCGCACGGTCCGCGCGCTGACCGGTGATATCCTGAGCCAGGATTTTGTCGAAGCGTTGCGCGCCAAAGGGTTGCGCGAATTCGACGTGTTCCGCCACGTCATCAAGAACGCCGCGCCGACCGCGCTCGCGGTGATGGGCCTGCAATTGGGTTACATGCTTGGCGGCTCGATCCTGATCGAGACCGTATTCTCATGGCCCGGCTCGGGCTTGCTGCTCAATTCCGCGATCTTCCAGCGCGACCTGCCGCTGCTGCAAGGCACGATTTTGGTGCTGGCGCTGTTCTTCGTCACGCTCAATCTGCTGGTCGATATCGCGCAGGCCGCGATCGATCCGCGCATCAAGCGGGGTTAG
- a CDS encoding ABC transporter substrate-binding protein — translation MRNDKSKKTATAWLLATALVVGLPQLASAETVLRIGMTAADIPRTLGQPDQGFEGNRFTGLTMYDGLTMWDLSSRDKASVMIPGLATEWKVDEADKKKWTFKLRPGVKFHDGSNFNADAVVWNVEKVLKQDAPHFDASQVGVTASRMPTLASARKIDDMTVELTTKEPDSFLPINLTNLFMASPAKWQAFYDKAEGADAKAKSQAAWAAFARDASGTGPWKMSKFTPRERLELVKNEGYWDKGRVPKVDRMVLLPMPEANARTAALLSGQVDWVEAPAPDAVREIKQRGFQLQANESPHVWPWQFSRIEGSPWNDIRVRKAANLCVDREGLKEGLLAGLMVPATGTFEPGHPWRGKPTFEIKYDLKAAQKLMQEAGYGPNKKLTVKTQTSASGSGQMQPLPMNEYLQQALAECYFDVQLDVIEWNTLFTNWRRGAKDPTANGANATNVTYAAMDPFFALVRFLQSSMAPPVSNNWGYINNPKFDELVTKARQTFDPAARDAALAELHAASVDDAAFLYVAHDVSPRAMSPKVKGFVQPKSWFVDFSPVSMAP, via the coding sequence ATGCGTAACGACAAATCGAAGAAGACGGCCACCGCGTGGCTGCTGGCAACGGCGCTGGTGGTCGGGTTGCCACAACTCGCAAGCGCCGAAACGGTGCTGCGGATCGGCATGACGGCTGCCGATATTCCACGCACCCTCGGCCAGCCCGATCAGGGTTTTGAGGGCAACCGCTTCACCGGGCTGACGATGTATGACGGCCTGACGATGTGGGACCTCTCATCCCGCGACAAGGCAAGCGTCATGATTCCGGGCCTCGCGACCGAATGGAAGGTGGACGAGGCCGACAAGAAGAAGTGGACCTTCAAGCTGCGCCCCGGCGTCAAATTCCATGACGGCAGCAACTTCAATGCCGACGCCGTGGTTTGGAACGTCGAGAAGGTGCTGAAGCAGGATGCGCCGCATTTTGACGCCAGCCAGGTCGGCGTCACTGCCTCGCGCATGCCGACGCTGGCCTCCGCACGCAAGATCGACGACATGACGGTGGAATTGACCACCAAGGAGCCGGACAGCTTTCTTCCGATCAATCTGACCAACCTGTTCATGGCGAGCCCTGCCAAGTGGCAGGCCTTCTATGACAAGGCTGAAGGCGCCGACGCCAAGGCGAAATCGCAGGCCGCCTGGGCGGCGTTCGCCAGGGACGCCTCGGGCACCGGCCCTTGGAAGATGTCGAAGTTCACGCCGCGCGAGCGGCTCGAACTCGTCAAGAACGAAGGCTATTGGGACAAGGGCCGCGTGCCCAAGGTCGATCGGATGGTGCTGCTGCCGATGCCGGAGGCCAATGCCCGCACCGCGGCCTTGCTGTCCGGCCAGGTCGACTGGGTCGAGGCGCCCGCACCCGACGCGGTCAGGGAAATCAAGCAGCGGGGCTTCCAGCTCCAGGCCAATGAATCGCCGCACGTCTGGCCGTGGCAGTTCTCGCGCATCGAGGGCTCGCCCTGGAACGACATCCGCGTCCGCAAGGCCGCCAATCTCTGCGTCGACCGCGAAGGGCTCAAGGAAGGCCTGCTTGCCGGCCTGATGGTGCCGGCGACCGGCACGTTCGAGCCCGGCCATCCCTGGCGCGGAAAGCCGACCTTCGAGATCAAATATGACCTGAAGGCCGCTCAGAAGCTGATGCAAGAGGCGGGCTACGGCCCGAACAAGAAGCTGACGGTGAAGACCCAGACCTCCGCGTCAGGCTCGGGCCAGATGCAGCCTCTGCCGATGAACGAATATCTGCAGCAGGCATTGGCGGAATGCTATTTCGACGTTCAGCTCGACGTCATCGAATGGAACACGCTGTTCACCAACTGGCGCCGCGGCGCCAAGGATCCGACCGCCAACGGCGCCAACGCCACCAACGTCACCTACGCGGCGATGGATCCGTTCTTCGCTCTGGTGCGCTTCCTGCAATCGTCGATGGCACCTCCCGTCTCGAACAATTGGGGCTACATCAACAATCCCAAGTTCGACGAACTGGTGACCAAGGCGCGCCAGACCTTCGACCCCGCCGCGCGTGACGCGGCGCTGGCTGAACTGCACGCGGCCTCGGTGGACGATGCGGCGTTCCTCTACGTCGCCCACGACGTCTCGCCTCGGGCCATGAGCCCGAAGGTGAAAGGCTTCGTGCAGCCGAAGAGCTGGTTCGTCGACTTCTCGCCGGTGTCGATGGCGCCGTGA